The Anoxybacillus flavithermus genome has a segment encoding these proteins:
- a CDS encoding 4-hydroxy-tetrahydrodipicolinate reductase produces MIRIVIAGPRGRMGREAVSLVHETKHFELVAVVDRMNEGKTLAELDGFPAIEAPIFTDLERCLQTVQADVLIDLTTPEVGKRHTEIALHYGVRPVVGTTGFTEDDLVRLTQIAEEKKIGAIIAPNFAIGAILMMKFAQMAAKYFPHVEIIELHHDQKLDAPSGTALKTAQLIQQVRPSFTQGHEAEKETMEGARGALYDGMRIHSVRLPGLVAHQEVIFGGDGQTLTIRHDSFNRASFMSGVRFSVETVMKLETLVYGLEHLIE; encoded by the coding sequence ATGATTCGAATTGTCATTGCAGGACCACGTGGGAGAATGGGACGAGAAGCTGTTTCTCTCGTTCATGAAACAAAACATTTTGAACTTGTAGCTGTCGTCGACCGAATGAACGAAGGAAAAACGTTGGCGGAACTCGATGGTTTTCCAGCCATTGAAGCTCCAATTTTCACAGATTTGGAGCGTTGCTTACAAACCGTGCAAGCGGACGTATTAATCGATTTAACGACGCCGGAAGTTGGAAAACGTCATACGGAAATCGCATTGCATTACGGTGTTCGACCGGTCGTTGGTACGACAGGATTTACAGAAGACGATTTGGTGCGTTTAACACAAATAGCGGAAGAGAAAAAAATTGGTGCGATTATTGCGCCAAACTTTGCGATTGGTGCCATTTTAATGATGAAATTTGCGCAAATGGCGGCTAAATATTTTCCGCATGTAGAAATCATTGAACTTCATCACGATCAAAAGCTTGATGCGCCGTCTGGTACAGCGTTAAAAACGGCTCAGCTCATTCAACAAGTGCGCCCTTCCTTTACCCAAGGGCATGAAGCCGAAAAAGAAACGATGGAAGGAGCACGTGGGGCATTATATGACGGCATGCGCATTCATAGCGTTCGACTGCCGGGGCTTGTCGCGCATCAAGAAGTTATTTTTGGTGGCGATGGACAAACATTGACGATTCGGCACGATTCGTTTAACCGTGCATCATTTATGTCCGGTGTTCGCTTTTCTGTCGAAACGGTGATGAAGTTAGAAACGCTCGTATACGGATTAGAGCATTTAATTGAATAA
- a CDS encoding methylglyoxal synthase — translation MKIALIAHDKKKEDMVQFVTAYQHILAEHELYATGTTGLRIQEATGLSVHRFQSGPLGGDQQIGAMIANNDMDMVIFFRDPLTAQPHEPDVSALIRLCDVYAIPLATNMGTAEVLIRGLERGDFAWRNIVKRGKE, via the coding sequence TTGAAAATTGCATTAATTGCACACGATAAAAAGAAGGAAGATATGGTTCAGTTTGTTACAGCTTATCAACATATTTTAGCTGAACACGAATTATATGCAACAGGTACGACAGGATTGCGCATTCAAGAGGCAACCGGTCTTTCTGTGCATCGTTTTCAATCTGGGCCACTTGGAGGCGATCAACAAATTGGTGCGATGATTGCCAATAACGATATGGATATGGTCATTTTTTTCCGAGATCCATTAACCGCTCAACCACACGAGCCGGATGTTAGTGCCCTTATTCGTCTTTGTGACGTATATGCCATTCCGTTAGCGACAAACATGGGAACAGCAGAAGTGCTTATACGCGGTTTAGAGCGTGGCGATTTTGCATGGCGAAATATTGTGAAGCGAGGAAAAGAATGA
- a CDS encoding bacillithiol biosynthesis deacetylase BshB1, producing the protein MHILAFGAHPDDVEIGMGGTIAKYAQQGYDIGICDLTLAELSSNGTVHTRQQEAKRAADILGVRTRIQLKLPDRGLIVQKEHMDPIVTVIRTYRPKIVFAPYWEDRHPDHGQCARLVEEAVFSAAIRRYGELPPHRVHAVYFYMINGFHRPHFVVDISDTIDKKLASLRAYESQFERTSGSVDTPLTNGYIETVESRERLFGKEVGVSFAEGFISKKPVILAHDLLGEER; encoded by the coding sequence ATGCATATATTAGCATTTGGGGCTCATCCAGATGATGTCGAAATTGGCATGGGCGGAACGATTGCGAAATACGCGCAACAAGGGTACGACATCGGCATATGTGATTTGACGTTAGCAGAATTATCATCAAACGGAACGGTACATACTCGACAACAAGAAGCGAAGCGGGCAGCTGACATTCTCGGTGTTCGCACACGCATACAGCTTAAACTTCCTGATCGTGGACTTATCGTACAAAAAGAGCATATGGATCCGATCGTGACAGTCATTCGGACATATCGACCGAAAATTGTATTTGCACCGTACTGGGAAGATCGCCATCCGGATCATGGACAATGCGCGAGATTAGTGGAAGAAGCGGTATTTTCCGCTGCCATTCGCCGTTATGGCGAACTCCCTCCTCATCGCGTACATGCCGTTTATTTTTATATGATCAATGGCTTTCATCGCCCTCATTTCGTCGTTGACATTAGCGATACAATCGATAAGAAATTAGCAAGCTTACGGGCGTACGAAAGTCAATTCGAGCGAACGAGCGGTTCAGTTGACACGCCGTTAACGAACGGATATATTGAAACCGTTGAAAGCCGCGAGCGATTGTTCGGAAAAGAAGTCGGTGTTTCGTTCGCGGAAGGATTTATATCAAAAAA